The DNA window TTCCTCAAACCCTTATTCTTCATCATATCACGTATTCTATTCTCTTCATCCCACATACCCTTTGAAGCATAAATATTGGAAAGAAGAATGTAGTTCCCAGGATTGTTTGGTTCTAACACGAAAAGCTTCTCCGCCGCAATCTCACCTAAACTCAAATTATGATGAACTCTACAAGAACTTAACAAGGCTCCCCATACACAAGCATCTGGTTCAAATGGCATTTCCTTGACGATAGAATAAGCTTCTTCTAGTTTTCCTACACGACTGAGAAGTGTCACCATGCAAGCATAATGTTCCATCTGAGGTTTAACATTGTATTCTGTCGACATGCTATTAAAGTAATTCCATCCCTCTTCTGTTGAGCCATTTTGAGAGCATGCAGATAACACACATGTGAAGGTAGTTGAGTCGGGCTTATGGTCGGTCTGCAACATCATATGAAACATCCCAATTGTTTCCTTAGCTTTTCCATGCATAGCATAACCACTCATAACTGCATTCCAAGAAACCAAATTCCGAGATGGCATTAGATCAAAACAATGTCGTGATGACTGGATTCTTCCGCATTTGGCATACATATCTATCAATGCGCTACCTACATATACATCGTCGAAAATTCCCTTCCTGAGAGAAAAACAATGGATTTCCTTTCCATGCTTTAACGCCGAAATATTTCCACAAGCGGGGATCAAGCTTGGGATAGTAACAGCATTAGGCTCCACACCATCAGCCTGCATATCTCTAAAAAGCTCCAAAGCTTCCATGTCTTTCCCATTCTGGGCGCAGCTAGCAATTATCGATGTCCATGTCACAACATTCAACTCCATTTCTCGAGCTTTAAACTTCTTAAACACCTCCAATGCAGTATCAACCAAACCATTGCGCGACAACCCAGTAAGAAAAGCATTCAAAGAACCTACTTCCGTTTGATCAATTTCATCAAACACCAGAGACATCTCGGACGCGCATCCACATCTTCCATACATGTCAAGTAGCGCACTCAGCACATAATTGTCCGATTCCAAACCCTGCTTGATTGCATACCCATGAACCTGTTCACCCATCAAAACATCCTCCAAGTTCCCAATACCAGGTAAAACACAAGAAACAGTAGACCCATCAGGCAAAAACCCTTCCGATATCATCTCACGAAACAACATCACCGCCTCAACATACGACCCAGCATTTCCAAACCCAGCAATCATACCATTCCACGACACCAAATTCGGCTCCACGCCCTTCTTTCTCATCTCAGAAAAAAGCTCCTTCGCTCTATCAACAAGCCCTAGTCTCGAGTAACCTGCAATCATAGCACTCCAACCAATCACATCTCTCTCAGACATACTATCAAACAGTTTCTGTGCATCTTCAATTCTATTACATTTCAAATACATATGAACcaaagaagacaccaaaataGAATCAGAACCAAACCCAGAAACAGCAGCAAACCCATGAACCTGTCTACCAGGTTTCACCACTTTCAATATAGCACAAGCCTTGATAGCACTGGGAAGAAGATAACTATCCGGAACAAGACCACGAGAACCCATATGAGAAAACGCACCAAGAACATGATGGAAGTAATGGGACCTAGCAAAAGAATGGAtgatagaagagaaagagaagattgTGGGTTGAGGGAGAGAGGAGAGGATAATGTTGAGCTGTGGGAAGGGGAGGTAGTGAGAATAGAGAGTGAGGAGACTTGTGGTGAGTTGGGTGTTGGAAAAGAGATCGAATTTGAGGAAATGTGCGTGAGCTTGTCGAGCATGGAATAGAGTGGAAGTTGATGAATTGAGACATTGGGAAATGGATTGGAACATTGGAACAGAGAAAGGTTTTTGATTTGAACGATGATGAATGTTAATGTTGTTGTTAGAATGTGCTGTGGTTGTGGTGTTATCTGTGATGGGGATTTTGGTTTGGAATTGGAAACGTAGTCGTAGGTTTGTTTGTGATGTACTTGTGTTCCAGTTCACGTAGTTGTAGATTGATTGAATCTTTGAGAATCGTTGCCGCTGATAAGTGTTCGTTTGTACCGGAAAACTAGTGATCGCTTCTTTTAGATTTGAAAtttgtattttgatttatttgaaaATTGTAAATAGGGTTTGCTACTTTGCTCTTCGGAAGAtataattaagtttaattttttttgactaaaaagatattcattcattcaaattaataaatacatcgatcattacaaattcaagatcgctaaaaacggaaaaaggtgaatctgcaaacaatcttgcaaca is part of the Vicia villosa cultivar HV-30 ecotype Madison, WI linkage group LG2, Vvil1.0, whole genome shotgun sequence genome and encodes:
- the LOC131653346 gene encoding pentatricopeptide repeat-containing protein At1g20230-like, whose amino-acid sequence is MFQSISQCLNSSTSTLFHARQAHAHFLKFDLFSNTQLTTSLLTLYSHYLPFPQLNIILSSLPQPTIFSFSSIIHSFARSHYFHHVLGAFSHMGSRGLVPDSYLLPSAIKACAILKVVKPGRQVHGFAAVSGFGSDSILVSSLVHMYLKCNRIEDAQKLFDSMSERDVIGWSAMIAGYSRLGLVDRAKELFSEMRKKGVEPNLVSWNGMIAGFGNAGSYVEAVMLFREMISEGFLPDGSTVSCVLPGIGNLEDVLMGEQVHGYAIKQGLESDNYVLSALLDMYGRCGCASEMSLVFDEIDQTEVGSLNAFLTGLSRNGLVDTALEVFKKFKAREMELNVVTWTSIIASCAQNGKDMEALELFRDMQADGVEPNAVTIPSLIPACGNISALKHGKEIHCFSLRKGIFDDVYVGSALIDMYAKCGRIQSSRHCFDLMPSRNLVSWNAVMSGYAMHGKAKETIGMFHMMLQTDHKPDSTTFTCVLSACSQNGSTEEGWNYFNSMSTEYNVKPQMEHYACMVTLLSRVGKLEEAYSIVKEMPFEPDACVWGALLSSCRVHHNLSLGEIAAEKLFVLEPNNPGNYILLSNIYASKGMWDEENRIRDMMKNKGLRKNPGCSWIEIGRRVHTLLSGDKSHPQMKEILEKSDNLSIEIKKSGYLPMTKSVLQDVEEQDKEQILCGHSEKLAVILGLINTSPGQPLQVIKNLRICDDCHAVIKVISRLEDREIFVRDTNRFHHFKDGACSCGDFW